From the genome of Mycoplasma putrefaciens KS1, one region includes:
- the coaE gene encoding dephospho-CoA kinase (Dephospho-CoA kinase (CoaE) performs the final step in coenzyme A biosynthesis.): protein MIIAVFGKIGSGKTTVCNKFVKFHPSFKIINADLIAKELLNRQDVKESLKKIDKSIITSKNQVDRKYLRKIIFANKELGEKVDMLLWPMITEEINQQISNQPADYIIEVALLDQLKLEHVDLKIKVKSNIFKTLFRVIKRDNASLSNVFKIWWKQTKLLRKTKYDISIRHFYELEFYLQKNKLIDW, encoded by the coding sequence ATGATAATTGCTGTGTTTGGCAAAATAGGATCTGGAAAAACAACTGTTTGTAATAAATTTGTTAAATTCCACCCATCTTTTAAAATCATTAATGCTGATCTTATAGCAAAAGAATTACTTAACAGACAAGATGTCAAAGAAAGTCTAAAAAAAATAGATAAATCCATTATTACTAGTAAAAATCAAGTTGATAGAAAATATTTAAGAAAAATTATTTTCGCAAATAAAGAGCTTGGTGAAAAAGTAGATATGCTTCTATGACCAATGATAACTGAAGAAATTAATCAGCAAATTTCAAATCAACCGGCTGATTATATAATTGAAGTTGCATTATTAGATCAACTAAAATTAGAACATGTTGATCTTAAAATAAAGGTAAAATCAAACATTTTTAAGACACTTTTTAGAGTCATAAAAAGAGATAATGCTAGTCTATCAAATGTTTTTAAAATATGATGAAAGCAAACAAAGTTACTGAGAAAAACTAAATATGATATTAGCATTAGACACTTTTATGAATTAGAATTTTATCTTCAAAAAAACAAACTTATTGATTGATAA
- the xseB gene encoding exodeoxyribonuclease VII small subunit, whose translation MNNQEKTYDQLMQEIQDDSKKISSSETSLEEAMKIFEEGMKKIKLAEEKLKEYKGRIEKVLADGSLEKFED comes from the coding sequence ATGAATAACCAAGAAAAAACTTATGATCAACTAATGCAAGAAATTCAAGATGATTCTAAAAAAATTAGCAGTAGTGAAACATCTTTAGAAGAAGCTATGAAAATTTTTGAAGAAGGTATGAAAAAGATTAAATTAGCTGAAGAAAAGCTAAAAGAATATAAAGGAAGAATCGAAAAAGTTCTAGCTGATGGTAGCTTAGAAAAATTTGAAGATTAA
- the xseA gene encoding exodeoxyribonuclease VII large subunit, which produces MEKILTVQELNQNIKYCLENIDYFKSIYVKGELSNLTINKSSGHVYFSIKDEKASVGCMIWKSNAHKLIQLNPKEGMQITCVGRITYYIVGGKITFEVKDVRIEGIGELQKIYEERFKKLKEAGWFDPSIKKRLPNVVENVGIVTADTGAAIHDLITTIHRRMPSINIYLFPSQVQGAQAQFDLAQKIKQANEFEVKLDVLIVGRGGGSYEDLWAFNELELLQSIKDSFIPIISAVGHEPDITLADYVADIRAATPTAAGELVSRDVVELKKQLSYISEKFHLLLKNKYNQQFEILKHAKLEQNNAIEAHISRKEILIEQAQFHLPQTIRTKIYKLFENLSYFRQFLFQNIQRTLNHQNIIIIDSVNTLTQKTINKIEKNENDFLFIKSNFRSLMLQKKSIEELWFESISNKFILLNPKKPLENGYSIVTNQKGQKITSYKDISINEKLKIFLADAKLTTVVEEVEKNE; this is translated from the coding sequence ATGGAAAAGATTTTAACAGTTCAAGAACTAAACCAAAACATAAAATATTGCTTAGAAAATATAGATTATTTTAAATCAATATATGTAAAAGGTGAATTAAGTAATTTAACTATTAATAAATCATCTGGACATGTATATTTTTCGATTAAAGATGAAAAAGCGTCTGTTGGTTGTATGATTTGAAAAAGTAATGCGCACAAACTTATACAACTAAATCCAAAAGAAGGAATGCAAATAACCTGTGTTGGAAGAATTACATACTATATTGTTGGTGGAAAAATTACTTTTGAAGTAAAAGATGTTAGAATCGAAGGAATTGGTGAACTACAAAAGATCTATGAAGAAAGATTTAAAAAGTTAAAAGAAGCAGGTTGATTTGATCCTAGCATCAAAAAAAGGCTTCCTAATGTTGTTGAAAATGTTGGAATCGTTACTGCTGATACTGGAGCAGCTATTCATGATTTGATTACTACAATTCATAGAAGAATGCCATCAATTAATATATATTTATTTCCATCTCAAGTGCAAGGTGCTCAAGCCCAATTTGACCTTGCTCAAAAAATTAAACAAGCTAATGAATTTGAAGTTAAGCTTGATGTTCTAATTGTTGGTAGGGGTGGAGGAAGTTATGAAGACCTATGAGCGTTTAATGAACTAGAATTGCTTCAATCTATTAAAGATAGTTTTATTCCTATAATAAGTGCTGTAGGTCACGAACCAGACATTACACTAGCAGATTATGTAGCCGATATTAGAGCAGCAACTCCAACTGCTGCAGGAGAATTAGTTAGTAGAGATGTAGTTGAACTTAAAAAACAACTAAGTTATATTTCTGAAAAGTTTCATTTATTATTAAAAAATAAATATAATCAACAATTTGAAATTTTAAAACATGCTAAATTAGAACAAAACAACGCCATTGAAGCACATATTTCTAGAAAAGAAATTCTAATAGAACAAGCACAATTTCATTTACCACAAACAATAAGAACTAAAATTTATAAACTATTTGAAAATTTAAGTTATTTTAGACAGTTTTTATTTCAAAATATTCAAAGAACTCTAAACCATCAAAATATCATCATAATTGATTCTGTCAATACATTAACTCAAAAAACTATTAATAAAATTGAAAAGAACGAAAATGATTTTTTATTTATTAAATCAAATTTTAGATCATTAATGCTTCAAAAAAAATCAATTGAAGAATTGTGATTTGAATCAATCTCAAATAAATTTATTTTATTAAATCCTAAAAAGCCTTTAGAAAATGGTTATAGTATAGTTACAAATCAAAAAGGTCAAAAAATAACATCTTATAAAGATATTAGTATTAATGAAAAACTAAAAATCTTTTTAGCTGATGCTAAATTAACAACAGTTGTTGAAGAGGTGGAAAAAAATGAATAA
- the nusB gene encoding transcription antitermination factor NusB, producing the protein MKISPWTKRKLLIQAFYKYQLLNANFNYIKQDVLDDVQQFKNQDVIDEIETIANLSEQIIQTIKPLLSSKWRWERIPSVVRAVLIVGIYEIEYTETPKAVVINEMVEYTKNYIPDFDFKFVNAILDKVDKK; encoded by the coding sequence ATGAAAATTAGTCCGTGAACAAAAAGGAAATTATTGATTCAAGCTTTTTATAAATACCAATTACTAAATGCAAATTTTAATTATATAAAACAAGATGTTTTAGATGATGTACAGCAATTTAAAAATCAAGACGTGATTGATGAAATCGAAACTATTGCCAATCTTAGTGAACAGATTATTCAAACAATTAAACCACTTTTATCATCTAAATGAAGATGAGAAAGAATTCCATCAGTAGTTAGAGCCGTCTTAATTGTTGGAATTTATGAAATAGAATATACCGAAACTCCTAAAGCCGTTGTTATTAATGAAATGGTAGAGTATACAAAAAATTATATTCCAGATTTTGACTTTAAATTTGTTAATGCCATACTAGATAAGGTAGATAAAAAATAG
- a CDS encoding deoxyribonuclease IV, with protein MNKPLLGCHVKMTKTNHYLVGSVYEAIGYKANTFMIFTGPPQNANKADLQALNIKQMHDLIKQNNINAKDLVVHAGYIINIANSVDAKKWNFAVEMLKKEIQYCEAIGINLLVLHPGSYTTGDYKNSLDQIIKALDLVSEFQTNVKVVLETMSGKGGEVCSKFEDFNYIFSKLKHPEKVGICLDTCHMHDAGYDISKWEQVKIELKKYLSLDKVLCIHLNDSKNELSSHKDRHANIGYGYIGFDALCEVVWDKDFENVPKILETPYIEDNPPYKAEIENLVNKTFSDNL; from the coding sequence ATGAATAAACCACTTTTAGGATGTCATGTTAAGATGACAAAAACAAATCATTATCTAGTAGGAAGTGTTTATGAAGCTATTGGATATAAAGCAAATACTTTTATGATTTTTACAGGTCCACCACAAAATGCTAATAAAGCTGATCTTCAAGCTTTAAATATTAAACAAATGCATGATTTGATCAAACAAAATAATATTAATGCCAAAGATTTAGTTGTTCATGCTGGTTATATTATTAACATTGCTAATAGTGTTGATGCTAAAAAGTGAAACTTTGCAGTAGAAATGTTAAAAAAAGAGATTCAATATTGTGAAGCGATTGGAATTAATCTTTTAGTTTTGCATCCAGGATCATATACAACTGGAGATTATAAAAATTCTTTAGATCAAATCATTAAAGCTTTAGATCTTGTTAGTGAATTTCAAACAAATGTTAAAGTTGTTTTAGAAACAATGTCTGGAAAAGGTGGTGAAGTTTGCTCTAAATTTGAAGATTTTAATTATATTTTTAGTAAGCTTAAACATCCAGAGAAAGTAGGAATTTGTTTAGATACATGTCACATGCATGATGCTGGTTATGATATTAGTAAATGAGAGCAGGTAAAAATTGAACTAAAAAAATATCTTAGTTTAGATAAGGTTTTATGTATTCATTTAAATGATTCAAAAAATGAGTTATCTTCTCATAAAGATCGACACGCAAATATTGGTTATGGATATATTGGATTTGATGCGTTGTGTGAAGTTGTTTGAGACAAAGATTTTGAAAATGTTCCTAAAATATTAGAAACTCCGTACATTGAAGATAATCCACCATATAAAGCCGAGATCGAAAACCTAGTAAATAAAACTTTTTCTGACAACTTATAA
- a CDS encoding riboflavin kinase: MNNQKTAIFTDFKYLTKRFLCSFTKANLVVFGYCYADDDFDYLCSNYQISEFKKQGFKIIELLNDDFLELINQYNISNVYSLKSFSQLDKLVKLCTNTIIKDDTDLIKQAKQLLVDADIKEFKKITGFNYSFSGIVTLCNQLGRTINFPTANILTNSTFVVKNGVYLVKVVIDHQQVRYGMGDSWVNRNNLMVFEANIFDFNKDIYSKHISFELLEYIRENQKINSLDQLVELIENDKKTCLNLLKESYE; the protein is encoded by the coding sequence ATGAATAATCAAAAAACAGCCATATTTACTGATTTTAAATATTTAACCAAAAGATTTTTATGTTCTTTTACAAAAGCTAATTTAGTTGTTTTTGGATATTGTTACGCTGATGATGATTTTGATTATCTTTGTTCAAATTATCAAATTAGTGAATTTAAAAAACAAGGTTTTAAGATAATAGAACTTTTAAACGATGACTTTTTAGAATTAATTAATCAATATAATATTAGTAATGTTTATAGTTTAAAAAGTTTCTCACAATTAGATAAATTAGTGAAACTTTGCACCAATACGATTATAAAAGATGATACAGATCTAATAAAACAAGCCAAACAATTACTAGTTGATGCGGATATAAAAGAATTTAAAAAGATCACCGGCTTTAATTACAGTTTTTCTGGAATTGTGACACTTTGTAATCAACTAGGAAGAACCATAAATTTTCCAACAGCAAACATTTTAACTAATTCAACTTTTGTAGTTAAAAATGGTGTTTATTTAGTAAAAGTAGTTATTGATCACCAACAAGTTAGATACGGAATGGGTGATAGTTGAGTTAATAGAAATAATTTAATGGTTTTTGAAGCTAATATTTTTGATTTTAATAAAGATATCTATTCTAAACATATTAGTTTTGAACTATTAGAATATATAAGAGAAAACCAAAAAATTAATAGTTTAGATCAGCTAGTAGAATTAATAGAAAATGACAAAAAAACATGTTTAAACTTATTAAAGGAGAGTTATGAATAA
- the plsY gene encoding glycerol-3-phosphate 1-O-acyltransferase PlsY produces the protein MHYLGIIIASVLGYFIGCISWSTIIVKKVKNIDIRTVGSGNPGATNATRILGKKWGLLITFLDGSKVVLTAIIAIILSISKHHLFKETSYFIPCIFALIGHCYPIYYRFKGGKAVSCFLGLLLVINILYLIIFLIVWFIAASIWRKVSLASIMSALVILLIMWMPWFSGTTTFIWQWNGLEQFKVAWNRYLLFSFFNSFHLWLNNTWASGMLEANIVILISGIILAWRHFPNIQRLRNKTEPDTFPRKVKNK, from the coding sequence ATGCATTATTTAGGAATAATTATTGCAAGTGTTCTAGGTTATTTTATAGGTTGTATCTCTTGATCAACTATCATTGTTAAAAAGGTAAAAAATATAGATATTAGAACAGTTGGATCTGGAAATCCAGGAGCAACTAACGCTACAAGAATACTTGGTAAAAAATGAGGTTTATTAATCACATTTTTAGATGGATCTAAAGTTGTCTTAACAGCAATTATTGCCATAATTCTGTCTATTAGTAAACACCACTTATTTAAAGAAACTAGTTATTTTATTCCTTGTATTTTTGCTTTAATTGGACATTGCTATCCAATTTATTATCGATTTAAAGGTGGCAAAGCAGTTAGTTGCTTTTTAGGATTATTACTTGTTATTAATATTTTGTATTTAATAATCTTTTTGATTGTGTGATTTATCGCAGCAAGTATTTGAAGAAAAGTTAGTTTAGCTTCAATAATGTCAGCTCTAGTTATTCTGCTAATTATGTGAATGCCCTGGTTTAGCGGAACAACTACTTTTATATGACAATGAAACGGACTAGAACAATTTAAGGTAGCGTGGAACAGATATTTACTATTCTCATTTTTTAATTCATTTCATCTTTGGTTAAACAACACTTGAGCAAGCGGAATGCTTGAAGCAAATATTGTAATTTTAATTTCTGGGATAATTTTAGCTTGAAGACATTTTCCAAATATCCAAAGACTTAGAAATAAAACAGAACCAGACACATTTCCTAGAAAAGTTAAAAATAAATAA
- a CDS encoding YneF family protein — protein MFLADVTYSTGSFVGIIVATVLICLIAGLILGFFLTRIMVKKQLKNNPPITEKQIRAMYMSMGRKPSEADIKKTMNAIKKNK, from the coding sequence ATGTTTTTAGCAGATGTAACATATTCAACAGGTTCATTTGTAGGAATCATTGTTGCAACAGTCTTAATTTGTTTAATAGCAGGATTGATTTTAGGGTTTTTCTTAACAAGAATTATGGTTAAAAAACAACTAAAAAATAATCCTCCAATAACTGAAAAACAAATCAGAGCTATGTATATGAGCATGGGAAGAAAACCATCAGAAGCAGACATTAAAAAAACAATGAATGCAATCAAAAAAAATAAATAG